A window from Bacteroidota bacterium encodes these proteins:
- a CDS encoding murein L,D-transpeptidase catalytic domain family protein: MKNRIFNISAACLSLSFLFVPYKQADSSSDNILTVSKPVNNPSTSNHSFVHESTETISEVSAIYDSIKLARSGLKKEVFEYAVKGYLTLSEENKINRSGIITICDFSQSSRRKRMYVVDLANYKLLMQTHVAHGRNSGREYATRFSNKPESLQSSLGFYVTRSTYYGGYGLALTIDGMEPGINDKAFRRKIVVHGSAYVGNDYLRFSKYIGRSFGCPAVPAKQSRKIINTIKNGTCFFIYHPTKKYIETSKILND, encoded by the coding sequence ATGAAAAACCGAATATTCAACATATCCGCGGCATGCTTGTCTTTGTCTTTTTTGTTTGTTCCTTATAAGCAAGCAGACAGTTCATCAGACAATATCTTAACAGTAAGTAAACCTGTAAACAATCCATCTACTTCAAATCATTCTTTTGTACATGAATCGACTGAAACAATATCAGAAGTTTCAGCAATCTATGACAGTATAAAACTTGCAAGATCAGGTTTGAAGAAAGAAGTATTTGAATATGCAGTAAAAGGTTACCTAACGTTATCAGAAGAAAATAAAATTAATCGAAGTGGCATTATTACTATTTGTGATTTCAGCCAGAGCAGTCGTCGCAAAAGAATGTATGTTGTAGATCTCGCAAACTATAAACTGCTGATGCAAACACATGTTGCGCATGGCAGAAATTCCGGAAGAGAATATGCGACCCGTTTTTCCAATAAACCTGAATCATTGCAAAGTAGTTTAGGTTTTTATGTCACACGTAGTACTTATTATGGTGGTTATGGGCTGGCACTTACTATTGATGGCATGGAACCTGGAATAAATGATAAGGCTTTTAGAAGAAAGATCGTGGTACATGGTTCAGCCTATGTTGGCAATGATTACCTGCGTTTCAGTAAATATATCGGTCGCAGTTTCGGTTGCCCTGCTGTACCTGCAAAGCAGTCCCGGAAAATAATCAATACAATAAAAAATGGAACTTGTTTCTTTATCTACCATCCTACTAAGAAATATATAGAGACATCAAAAATATTAAACGACTAA
- the rpoN gene encoding RNA polymerase factor sigma-54: MALSQNLQQKLLQKLSPQQIQLMKLLQVPTANLETRIKEEMEENPALELDEDIHDEFEEGKDEFTENGEEEYEEPDGSESEYENLDVSDYVQDGDDDIADYKLKDDNYPEEDEGRQLPHKSESSFFDMLINQLGLLKLDDKEQKISVQLIGSIDEDGYLRRETSAIVDDLAFRQNIDASEAEVEAVIKKIQQFDPPGVAARDLKECLQIQLQRLKDEGKNVDTALLAIKKYFEEFTKKHYEKIQRGLNLTDEQLKDVMLQITRLNPKPGGSVTVVNKAENYVVPDFFIYNNAGKLELTLNSRNAPELRISEGYRDMLKEYDRGAKKDRRQKEAVMFIKQKIDSAKWFIDAIKQRQQTLLHTMTAIMNHQHEFFFTGDETNLRPMILKDIAEKTNLDISTVSRVANSKFVQTEFGTYRLKFFFSESLSTESGEEVSTREVKKILSDLIEFEEKKHPLSDERLTEMLQEKGYNIARRTVAKYREQLNIPVARLRKEL, from the coding sequence ATGGCATTAAGTCAGAATTTACAACAGAAACTTTTACAGAAACTATCGCCACAGCAGATTCAGCTAATGAAATTGCTGCAGGTGCCTACTGCCAATCTTGAAACGAGGATCAAAGAAGAGATGGAAGAAAACCCTGCACTGGAATTGGATGAAGATATTCATGATGAATTTGAAGAAGGTAAAGATGAGTTTACTGAAAACGGGGAAGAGGAATATGAAGAGCCAGATGGAAGTGAGAGTGAATATGAAAACCTTGATGTGAGTGACTATGTGCAGGATGGTGATGATGATATTGCAGATTATAAACTTAAAGATGATAATTATCCTGAAGAAGATGAAGGCAGGCAATTGCCGCATAAAAGTGAGTCCTCTTTTTTTGATATGCTTATCAACCAACTTGGCTTGCTCAAGCTGGATGATAAGGAACAGAAAATTTCTGTACAGCTCATTGGAAGTATAGATGAAGACGGCTACTTACGGAGGGAAACTTCGGCGATCGTGGATGATTTGGCGTTTCGCCAGAATATAGATGCAAGCGAAGCAGAGGTAGAGGCAGTAATAAAAAAAATTCAGCAGTTTGATCCGCCAGGAGTAGCAGCCCGTGATTTGAAAGAATGTTTGCAGATCCAACTGCAACGTTTAAAAGACGAAGGAAAAAATGTAGACACTGCTTTGCTGGCAATAAAAAAATATTTTGAAGAGTTTACAAAGAAGCACTACGAAAAAATTCAAAGAGGATTAAACCTTACTGATGAACAACTGAAAGACGTAATGCTTCAGATCACAAGACTTAATCCTAAACCCGGCGGAAGTGTGACCGTTGTTAATAAAGCAGAGAACTATGTAGTACCTGATTTTTTTATTTACAATAATGCGGGAAAACTTGAATTAACATTGAACAGCCGCAATGCACCCGAACTGCGCATCAGTGAAGGATATCGTGATATGCTGAAGGAATATGACCGCGGTGCCAAAAAAGATAGACGACAAAAAGAAGCGGTGATGTTCATCAAACAAAAAATCGATTCAGCCAAATGGTTTATTGATGCTATCAAACAACGGCAGCAAACCCTGCTGCATACAATGACTGCTATCATGAATCACCAACATGAGTTTTTCTTTACCGGTGATGAAACCAATTTGCGACCCATGATCCTGAAGGATATTGCTGAAAAAACAAACCTGGATATTTCTACAGTTAGCCGGGTGGCGAACAGTAAATTTGTACAAACAGAATTTGGTACTTACAGGCTGAAATTTTTCTTCAGTGAATCATTGAGTACTGAAAGCGGTGAAGAGGTTTCAACAAGAGAAGTGAAAAAGATACTAAGCGACCTGATCGAGTTTGAAGAAAAGAAACATCCGTTAAGTGATGAACGGCTGACCGAAATGCTCCAGGAAAAAGGTTATAATATAGCACGGCGTACGGTAGCTAAGTATCGTGAGCAATTAAATATTCCTGTAGCGAGATTGAGAAAAGAACTTTAG
- a CDS encoding glycosyltransferase produces MVLTGIITALFITYALLIIYYWQSWKSIPVFQPSQHPPSTKISVIVPARNEEIHIEALLHSINNQTYPKELLEIIVVDDNSTDNTASLTLQFSFVKLISLKEQGINSHKKKAIETGVAAASGDLIITTDADCMVPPNWLLTIENFYKKTNAVFVVAPVDINCGSSLVQVFQAMDFMVLQGITGASVYKQVHSMCNGANLAYERKAFHAVNGFMGIDHIASGDDMLLMYKIEKHFTGRIQYLKSKNAIVSTQPVKSWTAFFNQRIRWASKADKYDDKRIFWVLLVVYLFNLSFIVLLVAGFWSAFYWWAALVLLIAKTLVEYPFLISISSFFNKKYMLPYFAFLQPLHILYTIIAGWLGKFGSYEWKGRRVK; encoded by the coding sequence ATGGTTTTAACCGGCATCATCACTGCTTTATTTATTACTTATGCCTTACTGATCATTTATTACTGGCAAAGCTGGAAATCCATTCCGGTATTTCAGCCATCACAACACCCCCCTTCTACAAAAATCTCGGTGATTGTTCCGGCCCGCAATGAAGAGATACATATTGAAGCCTTATTGCATTCAATCAACAATCAAACTTATCCTAAAGAGTTGCTTGAAATAATTGTTGTAGATGATAACTCAACTGATAACACAGCTTCACTTACCTTGCAATTCTCTTTTGTAAAACTGATTTCCTTAAAAGAGCAGGGGATTAACTCACATAAAAAGAAAGCGATTGAAACAGGTGTTGCCGCCGCATCTGGAGATCTGATCATAACCACAGATGCCGATTGCATGGTTCCCCCAAATTGGTTACTGACCATTGAAAATTTTTATAAAAAAACCAATGCTGTATTTGTCGTTGCCCCGGTTGACATCAATTGCGGTTCTTCGCTGGTACAGGTTTTCCAGGCAATGGATTTTATGGTGTTACAAGGAATTACCGGCGCATCCGTTTACAAACAGGTACACAGCATGTGCAATGGCGCCAACCTTGCTTATGAACGCAAAGCCTTTCATGCGGTAAATGGTTTTATGGGTATTGACCATATTGCCAGTGGCGACGATATGTTATTGATGTATAAAATAGAAAAGCATTTTACCGGCCGGATCCAATACCTTAAATCAAAAAATGCAATTGTTTCTACCCAGCCGGTAAAATCGTGGACTGCATTTTTTAACCAGCGTATTCGCTGGGCCAGCAAAGCAGATAAGTATGATGATAAAAGGATCTTTTGGGTATTGCTGGTTGTTTATTTATTTAACTTGTCGTTTATCGTGTTACTGGTTGCGGGGTTCTGGTCTGCTTTTTACTGGTGGGCCGCATTGGTTTTATTAATTGCAAAAACTTTAGTTGAATATCCTTTTCTCATTTCCATTTCTTCTTTCTTCAATAAAAAATACATGCTGCCGTATTTTGCTTTTTTACAGCCTTTACATATTCTTTACACCATCATTGCCGGTTGGTTGGGCAAGTTCGGTTCGTATGAATGGAAAGGAAGAAGAGTAAAATAA
- a CDS encoding ABC transporter permease: MHHKEISFQQAAWKRLKKNKGAVFGLIIICIAAIVAIFAYFIAPDKTPNANRIIVEIDGEKPGFKQQFLLVQKDNPPQTSFFSQLISGKEDIYNYIPITSYEVKADSIIVQKLIDVGVTERQAYAKTLPIKQISYRFGTDSYGRDILSRIIIGTRVSLSVGLITVIISLSIGLILGSLAGYFRGRTDEIIMWFINVIWSIPTLLLVFAITLLLGKGFWQVFVAVGLTMWVNVARLVRSQVMTVRELEYVEAGKALGYSSFRIIVRHIWPNIMGPVIVIAASNFASAIVIEAGLSFLGVGVQPPMPSWGLMIKENYNFIITENPVLALAPGFAIMLLVLAFNLLGNGLRDALNVR, encoded by the coding sequence ATGCATCACAAAGAAATTTCATTTCAACAGGCGGCGTGGAAGCGGTTAAAGAAAAACAAAGGCGCTGTCTTTGGCCTTATCATTATTTGCATTGCGGCTATTGTTGCCATCTTCGCTTATTTTATTGCGCCTGATAAAACACCCAACGCAAATCGCATTATCGTTGAAATAGATGGTGAAAAGCCCGGCTTTAAACAACAATTTCTTTTAGTACAAAAAGATAATCCTCCGCAAACATCATTTTTTAGTCAATTGATTTCAGGAAAAGAAGATATATATAATTATATCCCCATTACAAGTTATGAAGTGAAGGCTGATAGCATTATTGTTCAGAAATTAATTGATGTTGGCGTAACTGAAAGACAAGCTTATGCTAAAACCCTCCCAATAAAGCAAATAAGTTACAGGTTTGGTACCGACAGTTATGGCCGTGATATACTCAGCCGCATCATTATCGGCACAAGAGTAAGTTTAAGTGTAGGTTTAATAACAGTAATCATTTCACTAAGCATCGGTTTGATATTGGGTTCCCTTGCAGGTTATTTTCGCGGAAGAACAGATGAGATCATTATGTGGTTCATCAATGTTATCTGGAGCATTCCGACTTTGTTGTTAGTATTCGCCATTACATTATTACTCGGCAAAGGTTTCTGGCAGGTATTTGTTGCTGTTGGTCTTACTATGTGGGTGAATGTTGCAAGATTGGTTCGCAGCCAGGTGATGACAGTAAGAGAACTGGAATATGTGGAAGCGGGCAAAGCTTTGGGCTATTCATCATTCAGGATCATTGTTCGTCATATCTGGCCAAATATTATGGGGCCGGTAATAGTAATTGCGGCTTCCAATTTTGCTTCTGCTATTGTGATCGAAGCAGGATTAAGTTTTCTCGGAGTAGGTGTACAACCACCGATGCCGAGTTGGGGATTGATGATAAAAGAAAATTACAATTTTATTATAACAGAAAACCCGGTGCTTGCATTGGCGCCGGGTTTTGCAATTATGTTACTCGTTCTTGCTTTTAATTTATTGGGCAATGGTCTCCGTGATGCCCTCAATGTCCGCTGA
- a CDS encoding winged helix-turn-helix transcriptional regulator has product MASKLNLDKLDLQIIQHMVDGDVSYADLGKKLFVSGGTVHVRIKKLQEAGIVKGYKLNVDFKKMGYDVIAFIGIYLEKSSLYDSVAKELQKIKEIVRVNYTTGNYSMFAEIVCRDIEQLRFVLHDELQKIKGIERTETFISLEESLNRTVNVFG; this is encoded by the coding sequence ATGGCTAGTAAATTGAATCTTGACAAATTGGACCTTCAGATCATTCAGCATATGGTGGATGGCGATGTCTCCTATGCTGACCTGGGTAAAAAACTATTTGTATCCGGTGGCACCGTACATGTAAGGATAAAAAAATTGCAAGAGGCAGGTATTGTAAAAGGCTATAAACTGAATGTTGATTTTAAAAAAATGGGTTATGATGTAATTGCATTCATTGGTATTTATCTTGAAAAGAGTTCGCTATATGATTCCGTAGCTAAGGAACTACAAAAGATAAAAGAAATAGTCAGGGTGAATTATACAACAGGCAATTATAGCATGTTTGCAGAAATAGTTTGCAGGGATATTGAGCAACTACGTTTTGTATTGCATGATGAGCTGCAAAAAATAAAAGGAATTGAACGAACTGAGACATTTATCTCACTGGAGGAAAGCCTGAATCGTACTGTAAATGTATTTGGATAG
- a CDS encoding DUF3078 domain-containing protein produces the protein MKKILLLTGLFCCLLSYSQDETVKKLRSETEKDIKKDPNDTTKKAWKTGGMYSLNLSQGSLSNWAAGGEKFSIAVNSLLSVYAFYKKDKHSWDNTFDFNLGYVKTTSLGSRKNDDRFDLLSKYGYAISPKMNAATLFNLRSQFFKGYTHTETTTTYSSNFMAPGYIVLSLGLDYKPIKELSIFFSPTTARFVIVKDTALSNKGLYGVKPGEKSNFEFGAFVSVNYMKEFNKTLSYKGRLDLFSNYKHNPQNVDLYMTNALNVKLSKILALTWSVDLIYDDDVRLFGPTQTSPGLQLKSLVGVGVLVKF, from the coding sequence ATGAAAAAAATATTACTGTTAACAGGATTATTTTGTTGCCTGCTTTCTTATTCCCAGGATGAAACAGTGAAAAAACTCCGTTCTGAAACTGAAAAGGATATCAAAAAAGATCCGAATGATACAACAAAAAAAGCCTGGAAGACCGGGGGTATGTACAGCTTAAATTTATCACAAGGCTCCCTTTCTAACTGGGCAGCAGGTGGGGAAAAATTTTCTATAGCGGTCAATTCATTGCTCAGCGTATATGCTTTTTATAAAAAAGACAAACATAGCTGGGACAATACCTTTGATTTTAATCTTGGCTATGTAAAAACTACCAGTCTCGGTAGCCGAAAAAATGATGATCGTTTTGATCTGCTTTCAAAATATGGCTATGCTATTTCACCAAAAATGAATGCGGCAACTCTTTTCAACCTGAGGTCGCAGTTCTTTAAAGGTTATACTCACACAGAAACTACAACAACTTATTCGTCCAATTTTATGGCGCCGGGTTATATAGTACTCAGCCTTGGTTTGGATTATAAGCCAATCAAAGAATTGTCCATCTTCTTTTCTCCTACGACAGCCCGTTTTGTAATCGTAAAAGATACTGCGCTTTCCAATAAAGGTCTATATGGTGTGAAGCCGGGCGAAAAATCAAATTTTGAATTCGGAGCTTTTGTTTCTGTCAACTACATGAAAGAGTTTAATAAAACACTTAGTTATAAAGGAAGGCTGGATCTGTTTTCTAATTATAAACACAACCCGCAGAATGTTGACTTGTATATGACAAATGCGCTAAATGTAAAATTGAGCAAGATATTAGCCCTTACCTGGAGTGTTGATCTTATCTATGACGATGATGTTCGTCTTTTTGGACCTACTCAAACATCACCGGGCCTGCAATTAAAATCATTGGTAGGTGTAGGGGTACTAGTTAAGTTCTGA
- a CDS encoding DUF3078 domain-containing protein: MNRIILFYILFLTSSSTFSQDAIVRKLQMESSRQLKNDIPDTVLKRWKGGGSFGLSVGQGSQSNWAGGGDDFSFTVSSSLNLFLFHKKNKHTWDNSFSANFGYINTTSLGGRKNDDRFDFLSKYGFSLNKHLNLATLVNFRSQFANGYTYPNNVKTFASSFLSPAYLVVSQGIDYKPDQYFSFFISPVTSRWTFVTDTSLTSKVDYGLKPTHRNINQNGAFATLSYQRSFNKYFAYKARLDLFSNYQQNPQNIDVFVTNTLSAKIAKIIALSWNVDMIYDDDLRVFGSNDSSPALQFKSIFGVGLLVKI, encoded by the coding sequence ATGAACAGGATCATTTTATTTTACATTTTATTTTTAACTTCTTCTTCTACATTTTCACAAGATGCTATTGTCCGTAAGCTTCAGATGGAATCTTCACGGCAACTTAAAAACGATATACCTGATACGGTTTTAAAAAGATGGAAAGGTGGCGGTTCATTCGGGCTTAGCGTTGGACAAGGAAGTCAAAGCAACTGGGCCGGGGGTGGTGATGATTTTTCTTTTACAGTGAGCTCTTCACTGAACCTCTTCCTGTTTCATAAAAAAAACAAACATACCTGGGACAATAGCTTTTCTGCCAATTTCGGTTATATCAACACGACCAGTCTTGGCGGCCGGAAGAATGATGATCGTTTTGATTTTTTATCTAAATATGGATTTTCGCTGAATAAGCACTTAAACCTTGCTACTCTTGTAAATTTCCGGTCGCAGTTTGCAAACGGATATACTTATCCTAACAATGTAAAAACATTTGCATCATCATTTCTTTCACCTGCCTATCTTGTAGTAAGCCAGGGTATCGATTACAAGCCTGATCAATATTTTTCATTTTTTATTTCGCCGGTTACTTCACGGTGGACTTTTGTGACCGATACCAGCCTCACTTCAAAAGTTGATTATGGACTAAAACCGACACATAGGAACATTAATCAAAATGGCGCCTTTGCTACCCTTAGTTATCAAAGATCTTTTAATAAATACTTCGCTTATAAAGCAAGACTTGATCTCTTTTCCAATTACCAGCAAAATCCACAAAATATAGATGTGTTTGTAACCAACACCCTTTCTGCTAAAATTGCAAAGATCATCGCATTGAGCTGGAACGTTGATATGATCTATGATGATGACCTGCGGGTTTTCGGCAGTAACGATTCATCACCGGCATTACAGTTCAAATCAATTTTTGGTGTAGGGCTATTGGTAAAAATATAA
- the trmB gene encoding tRNA (guanosine(46)-N7)-methyltransferase TrmB codes for MAHKKLVRFAELKTFRNVLENPVDMPGKWNVFFANQNPIILELACGKGEYALGLGTLYTDKNFIGIDLKGNRIWVGAKKALQNNLMNVAFLRTQIDKINEHFAKDEVSEIWITFPDPQLRLSKAKKRLTHPKFLRMYQQLLKPGGLIHLKTDSPDLYLFTKKVIELYNCKTVTDIDNVYSIQAVPDVLKIKTHYESLDIAGSNRIHYLCFSLPQNIPGKETDEQLKQLLKDYATAD; via the coding sequence ATGGCTCATAAAAAATTAGTTCGTTTTGCAGAATTAAAAACCTTTAGGAATGTGCTGGAGAATCCGGTGGACATGCCCGGTAAATGGAATGTTTTCTTTGCGAACCAAAATCCAATTATACTCGAATTGGCCTGTGGCAAAGGAGAATATGCTCTTGGATTGGGAACATTGTATACAGATAAAAATTTTATCGGTATTGATCTAAAAGGCAACCGCATTTGGGTAGGTGCAAAAAAAGCATTGCAGAATAATTTGATGAATGTTGCTTTTCTCCGCACACAGATCGATAAGATCAATGAACATTTTGCAAAAGATGAAGTGAGTGAAATATGGATCACGTTTCCTGATCCGCAACTGCGCTTATCAAAAGCAAAAAAAAGATTAACGCATCCAAAGTTTTTAAGAATGTACCAACAGTTGCTAAAACCCGGCGGGCTGATCCATCTTAAAACCGATAGCCCCGACCTGTATTTGTTTACAAAAAAAGTTATTGAACTATACAATTGCAAAACGGTTACGGATATCGACAATGTTTATTCAATACAAGCTGTGCCGGATGTTTTAAAAATAAAAACACATTACGAGTCGTTGGATATTGCCGGCAGTAATCGTATTCATTATCTCTGTTTTTCTTTACCGCAAAATATACCGGGCAAAGAAACCGATGAACAACTGAAACAATTATTAAAAGACTATGCAACCGCTGATTGA